The DNA region ATGATAAGATACCGCGGCAAGAGCCTTGTCGGTGTTACAATGGGTCTGGATGAGGATGCGGCCTCCAGGATTTTAGAATCAGCATACATACCTGCATTTAAATTCCCAGAGGATGCCGTTAAGGCAATAAAGTACATGACCGATAGAATGGAGCCTGTCAGGAAGATAAGAATACCACAGCCCGTATCTGAGGCCTGGAAGATCGTTTCAGGAAAGTCATACATAAGGGACTTCGAGGCTTTAAAGATCATGGAATTATATGGAATAAAAACACCGAGGTATGGCATAGCCATGGATGCTGAAACGGCACAGAAGGTTGCGGACGACATAGGCTATCCGGTTGTCATGAAGATCTCTGGAGATGAACCATTGCATAAAACCGAGATGAACGGCGTTTATTTAAACGTTGAAAGGGACATGGTTAAGGACGTCTTTAACAGGCTTAATTACAAAAGAGTTTTAATAGAGGAGCAATTAAACGGGGCCGAGATCTTTATAGGCGGTATAAAGGATCCTGTATTCGGCCATACTGTTGTTGCAGGCATAGGAGGAATATACGTTGAGGTTTTGAAAAGGCTTGCGTATGCTCTTTCACCTGTTTCCGAGGAGGAGGCGGAGTACCTTTTGAACGAGAGTAATATATCAAAAATTATAACTGCAAGGAAGAGAAACTACGATAAGAACAGCATAATAAGGGCAATTTCAAACGTTTCAAGGATGATTGTTGATCTGAATATCAGCCAGCTCGATATAAATCCATTGATTGTAAACGAAACCGGGGCATACGCTGTTGATGTTAGAATGATCATTTAATGGAAGATATCTTTTGAAAAGAATTTTTTTACAACATTAAAATGTGAATTATTGTATTTTATTATTTTTATCCCATCCTTTAATTTGTTTAGGTTTTTTCCTATATCCATTTTTTCTAATTCAAGATTCAATGCATCGTAAAAGCTTTTTATCCTTGTTTCGGAATCGACATATAATCTATCCCTTTCTATATATGGCCCGCGCAGGGCCCTGTCCTTCCAGACGTTTATAAAGTTTATCGATTCATCACTGTCAACGGGCGGGCCGGCATGCTTTGATACATCAGGTAACACATCACGCTGTAACTCTATAAGTATCTCTATGTTATTATCAACATTTATTTCTGATGAAACAGGCATGAAACCATAACGGTCCGCTATGTTAAATATCTGTCTTTCAAATCTAAAGACCTGCGGATATATAATATCATCTATTATATCTGGCCTTTTCAATGTTATTATGTAAATGCATGTGCCCCTTTTATGGTACCTTGGACTTATCTCCCTTGGATAAAAAAACGATTCGTTTTTATTCAATAAAAAGAGTTTTGATGCAATCTTCATCCTTGAAAGGTTTTCCAGGCTTACAGCAGCCCCGGCATTCCTTGTTGGATCGACAGGATCAACGATAACAACCGGCTCCTGGAATTTTTTCCAGGAATTTTCAGGTATTATTAACCTTCCCTTAAGTTTTGAGAAATATTTTATCACGGCATCAAAGGATTTAAGGTTTATAACCAAAATCTCGCAAAGATAACCTGAAAAACCTGCCTTTGAGACCTCTGAACCGTAAACGTTGTTTGCCTTCATGAATATTTTTAATAATCTTATATCATTTCTCAGATTTTCATCCGTGTTTTCTATAACGTACTTTGTGTGCAGTGGTGTCCTGTCAACAGTGCTCACTATTCTCTGTCCAGGTTCTATTTTATATGCTGGAACTATATCAATCTTTACATTTTCAATGTAACCTGAAACATATGGATGCTCGGCATATTTCTCGACGCCGTTTTCAAGAATGTAATGGCCAAGGGAAAGCCCAATTGATTCCATCTCATTTTTTGGGTATTTTTTTGAAAAGACTATAAATATATCAAGATCGCTGTTTTTTAGGTTTGTTCCCTTTGAATACGAACCAACGGAAACGGGCTCTGCATCTATATTCCTTGATGATATTATATCATTTAATTTTTTGATTATACCATTCTCTATGCACTTTAAACGAAGGCTCTCCTCATAATCAGGGGTGTAATCGCCAAGTATTTTTTTATAATCTATCATGAGGTTAAATTTAATATGGCCTGTGCAGGCTCACCGTTTGCAGCCTTCAATGCCTCTATTGCCTTTTCCCTTGTGACCTTTGCCTGCTCCATAACAAGCTTTATATCATCCTCGCTGTACTGTTCAACCTCCTTTTTTACCTCCCTGAGATTGCCAAGAACCTGGAACGTTTTCTGGCCCTGTGCCTCTATCATTGTTACAGATGCATTGTCGATTATGTAATCCTTATCCTTTCCCTTGAATATGACCTGTTTTACATCGCTCATTTCAGTCGATTTTATACCCATCTGCGCCATCATGCGCCTTATCTCTCTTGGATTCATACCAATATGAATTCATTATTATTTTATTAATTTTTATCTTTGTATTACCTGAATAAAATTTTTACCATTATGATTTGATATTTTTATTGATTTTTATCGATAAACATAAATTCTAATTTATAAAAAACATAATTCTTCATTATGATATGAATATATTTAAGTACTAAGGCAAAAATTTATAAATTTTATATAAAAATATATATCCAATCTATGTATACGTTGCTATGCAGGAAGATGAGGGTTTTTACCTTGAGAGATTAAAGGCAGACAAAATTGACTTTTTGCAGATCCAGTTCACTGACATTACAGGTCATTTAAAATCCCTGACTGTCCCAAAGAATAGGTTTGAGGATGTTTTATATGATGGCATAACTTTTGATGGCAGTTCAATACCTGGATTTAAACCAATAGAAAATTCCGATATGAAGGCAATGCCTGACCTTTCAACGTATACAATAATATCACAGAATTCCCTTGGAAAAACTGCAAGATTCATATCAAAGATATTTAATCCAGATGGAACAAGGTTTGATGGAGACCCAAGATACGTACTTGAGAGACAGATTGATAGATTAAAAAAGGAGAATAAGCATTTTTACATAGGCCCTGAAATAGAGTATTTCATCTTTAAAAGAGATGATAAAAACAGGCCGACTGTTATTCCATCTGACCAGGGTGTTTACTTTGATAAAAACACAGATTCATCGATACTTTTGAAGGAGGAGATAGTAAAGAGGCTTGAGGATATAGATTATTACCCTGAGGCATCACATCATGAGGTTGCACCAGGCCAGCACGAGATAGATGTAAAGTATGCTGATGCAATAACAATGGCTGATAGATTAATAGTAATAAAGAGCATAGTCAAGGATGTTGCCGCAAAGCACGGCTATTACGCAACATTTATGCCAAAACCCATAAAGGGTATCAACGGTTCCGGCATGCATGTACATCAAAGCATATTCAATGGCGATAACAACGCTTTCTACGATGAGAACAACAGGTATGGACTGAGCAAATATGCACTTTCGTACATAGCAGGAATTTTAAAGAACATAAAGGGTGCGTCGCCTATACTTGCGCCTCTTGTGAATTCATATAAAAGGCTTGTTCCTGGATATGAGGCACCTGTTTACATATGCTGGGCAAACAGGAACAGGAGCGCACTTGTAAGGGTTCCGGCACCGTCAGGAAAGGCAAAGAGGATAGAGTTAAGATTTCCTGATTCAACAGGAAACCACTACCTGCAGTTTGCCGTTATGCTTGGCATGGGGCTTGATGGTATAGAAAATAAGGCAGAGATACCAGATCCAGTTGAGAGGAATGTCTTTGAAATGCCATTAAATGAGAGGGCGGAGCTTGGCATAGAAACCATGCCCGGATCACTTGGGGAGGCAATAAAGGAGATGGAGAGAAGCGAGACAATAAAGGAGATACTTGGAGAGCATATCTTTGAAAATTACATAAAATTAAAAAGGATGGAATGGGAGGATTATACAACATACGTTACCGACTGGGAGATAAATAGATATCTTGAGGTTTACTGAACCTCAATTTCTATATTATCACTGTTTGATATTTTTAGATTTTCCACATGCATGACCGATTTTATTATTTCTGCTGAATCATTTATGATCTTTTCATTGCCCTTTAATGATATTGATATCGGTGCCGCCATGGACATCTTCATGTTGCTTTTAATGGCCCTGATTTTATTTATTATATCTATTATATAATCAAAGTCCTCGGCACCGTCAAAGATGTAATCCTCATTGTATTCAGGGTATTTTTCAAGTGAAACGCTTAGCGAATCCTTATTGAATTCGTGGTATAATTCCTCTGTTATGAATGGCATTATTGGTGAATACATCTTTATTATATTCTCCATAAGAAACCTTGAGACCGCGGCCGTTTCCTCAGGATACCTTTTTATCTCGCTTTTTATGATTTCAAGGTAGTTGTCACAGAATATATTCCAGAAGAAGTTATCAAGTTCAGATCTGGCCCTTGAGAAGTAATAGCCGTCCATTAGTTCTGTAACGTTTTTTAATGTTTTTTCAAACTTTGTTAGTATCCATCTATTTACCTGGCTTATTATATTATCCATGCTGCCCTTAATATTATCCGATAACATTAAAACAAGCCTTGCAGAGTTGTATAATTTTATAACAGTTTTTCTTCCACGGACCAGATCCTGCTCCCTTATCTTTATGTTCTCTCCTGGCATGGTTGTTGATGCCCAGAACCTCAGGGCATCCGCACCGTACTTTTCTATTATCGTTGACGGCTCTATTATATTTCCCTTGCTCTTGCTCATCTTTTCGCCATATGGATCGTAAACATTACCACTTATGAAGATCTTCTTCCATGGAACATCCCTGTAATGCAGGTATGATCTAAGTATCGTTGTAAATGCCCATGAGGTTATTATATCGTGCCCCTGGAACCTTACATCGGCAGGATAAAGATTCATGCTGTTTATATGCATTAAATATAATGTCACGCTTATTGATGATGTTGCCCATGTATCCATAACGTCTGTTTCAGGCTCGAGATTGCCCGAGCCGCAGCTGCACCTTTTATTGGTACCTGAGAGCCTTGGATCCACTGGAAGCTCTGATTTATCAGCCAGTACTATGCCACCGCAGTCCTTGCAGTACCATACAGGAAATGGTATTCCATAGTATCTCTGCCTTGATATGCACCAGTCCCATTTAAGACCTGAAACCCAGTTTTGATACCTTGTTTTCATGTAATCAGGTATCCATTCTATCCTATTTCCAAGCTCTAATAGCTCATCCTTTATATCAAGATCCTTTATGTACCACTGCTTGCTTATTATTATTTCAACTGGCGTTCCGCATCTTTCGTGTGTATTCACTGAATGCTTTATCCTTTCTGTTTTTATTAAATAGTTATTTTCCTTTAATTTTTTTATTATCTCCTTTCTTGCCTCTTTTACAGAAAGGCCTTTTATTATAATTCCATCATCAATTAAATCGTTCTTTATTATTATCCTTGTCCCGGGATTGTATTTTCTCCATAGCTCAAGGTCATGCTGATCACCAAAGGTACACAGCATCTCGGCACCTGTTCCAAAGTTCATGTCTATGGAATCGTCTGAGATGATCCTTACAGTGTAATTGTATAATGGCACAACCACCTCACTGTTTATTATTTTTTTATACCTTGGATCGTTTGGATTCACAACCAAAGCAACACATGCACCCAGTAGCTCGGGCCTGGTTGTTGCTATCTCAATGCCAGAAAAGTTTATGTAAACAAGATCCGTGTCTATCTCTGTATCCTTCATGT from Picrophilus oshimae DSM 9789 includes:
- the cca gene encoding CCA tRNA nucleotidyltransferase, giving the protein MIDYKKILGDYTPDYEESLRLKCIENGIIKKLNDIISSRNIDAEPVSVGSYSKGTNLKNSDLDIFIVFSKKYPKNEMESIGLSLGHYILENGVEKYAEHPYVSGYIENVKIDIVPAYKIEPGQRIVSTVDRTPLHTKYVIENTDENLRNDIRLLKIFMKANNVYGSEVSKAGFSGYLCEILVINLKSFDAVIKYFSKLKGRLIIPENSWKKFQEPVVIVDPVDPTRNAGAAVSLENLSRMKIASKLFLLNKNESFFYPREISPRYHKRGTCIYIITLKRPDIIDDIIYPQVFRFERQIFNIADRYGFMPVSSEINVDNNIEILIELQRDVLPDVSKHAGPPVDSDESINFINVWKDRALRGPYIERDRLYVDSETRIKSFYDALNLELEKMDIGKNLNKLKDGIKIIKYNNSHFNVVKKFFSKDIFH
- a CDS encoding nascent polypeptide-associated complex protein, producing MNPREIRRMMAQMGIKSTEMSDVKQVIFKGKDKDYIIDNASVTMIEAQGQKTFQVLGNLREVKKEVEQYSEDDIKLVMEQAKVTREKAIEALKAANGEPAQAILNLTS
- the glnA gene encoding type I glutamate--ammonia ligase, whose protein sequence is MQEDEGFYLERLKADKIDFLQIQFTDITGHLKSLTVPKNRFEDVLYDGITFDGSSIPGFKPIENSDMKAMPDLSTYTIISQNSLGKTARFISKIFNPDGTRFDGDPRYVLERQIDRLKKENKHFYIGPEIEYFIFKRDDKNRPTVIPSDQGVYFDKNTDSSILLKEEIVKRLEDIDYYPEASHHEVAPGQHEIDVKYADAITMADRLIVIKSIVKDVAAKHGYYATFMPKPIKGINGSGMHVHQSIFNGDNNAFYDENNRYGLSKYALSYIAGILKNIKGASPILAPLVNSYKRLVPGYEAPVYICWANRNRSALVRVPAPSGKAKRIELRFPDSTGNHYLQFAVMLGMGLDGIENKAEIPDPVERNVFEMPLNERAELGIETMPGSLGEAIKEMERSETIKEILGEHIFENYIKLKRMEWEDYTTYVTDWEINRYLEVY
- a CDS encoding valine--tRNA ligase, giving the protein MLDINEMENKWKDYWFNNDVFKFRPGNKIFIIDTPPPTVSGKMHMGHAYSYPHQDFMARYMRMKGFSVYYPWGFDDNGLPTERYVEKERHVTIRNTPLDEYIKICREASRDAEKILLKNWYDLGLSCDFKNYIETSSDFSTRISQELFIDLVLNNRAYRAEAPVIRCPTCNTAISQIDMKDTEIDTDLVYINFSGIEIATTRPELLGACVALVVNPNDPRYKKIINSEVVVPLYNYTVRIISDDSIDMNFGTGAEMLCTFGDQHDLELWRKYNPGTRIIIKNDLIDDGIIIKGLSVKEARKEIIKKLKENNYLIKTERIKHSVNTHERCGTPVEIIISKQWYIKDLDIKDELLELGNRIEWIPDYMKTRYQNWVSGLKWDWCISRQRYYGIPFPVWYCKDCGGIVLADKSELPVDPRLSGTNKRCSCGSGNLEPETDVMDTWATSSISVTLYLMHINSMNLYPADVRFQGHDIITSWAFTTILRSYLHYRDVPWKKIFISGNVYDPYGEKMSKSKGNIIEPSTIIEKYGADALRFWASTTMPGENIKIREQDLVRGRKTVIKLYNSARLVLMLSDNIKGSMDNIISQVNRWILTKFEKTLKNVTELMDGYYFSRARSELDNFFWNIFCDNYLEIIKSEIKRYPEETAAVSRFLMENIIKMYSPIMPFITEELYHEFNKDSLSVSLEKYPEYNEDYIFDGAEDFDYIIDIINKIRAIKSNMKMSMAAPISISLKGNEKIINDSAEIIKSVMHVENLKISNSDNIEIEVQ